The genomic DNA GAATTCCTGCTGCCAGATCCTGACCTGATCGATCGCCTGCTGAAGACCGCTCGCCTCCCGGCAAATGCCCGCACTCTGCCAGACTAATCGCGGGATCTGGCTGCGAAGCCTCTGCAAATCGTCCATTTCTGTCATCCGTAGCGGTGAGGTGCCAAACACCAGATTGAATTCAATCGGCTCCGGTTCGATCGTCGGAGTTGTGCCTGCTGTGATCGGCGAAAGTTCCAGCTTGGAGAACTGTGCGCCAAACACGAGGCATTCTAGCAGTGAATTGCTGGCTAAACGGTTTGCCCCATGAACACCCGTACTGGCGGTTTCCCCGACGGCATACAGTCCAGCGATCGTCGTGCGATTCAAAGTATCCGCCGTAATGCCACCCATCCAGTAATGGGCTGCTGGAGCTACGGGAATCGGCTGCTGAAAGACATCAATGCCCCAATGCTGACAAACCCGAATGATATTGGGAAAGCGGTGCCGGATCGTTTCTGGTGGAATCGGGCGCAGATCCAGCCAGACATGAGCAAGCGCCGGGTCTGTCGCCGTCTTTTGCAGATGGCTAAAAATTGCTCGACTGACCACATCTCGCGGAGCTAGTTCGCCGGACGGATGGTAGTCAAACGCAAATCGATGTCCCGTTTCATCGACCAGGTGTGCCCCTTCGCCCCGCACGGCTTCACTAATCAGAAATCGGGGTGCGCCCGGATAGGTGAGCGCAGTGGGGTGAAACTGGACAAACTCCAGATCGCGCAGTTCTGCGCCTGCCCGCCATGCCATTGCCACCCCATCGCCCGTACTGACAGCCGGATTGGTGGTTTGGGCAAAGACCTGTCCGCCGCCGCCCGTCGCCAGCACCACTGCCCCTGCCCGCAGCCAGTACAGCACGTTTTGATACAGCAAACTGACACCGCAGCACTGACGGTTTTCCAGCCACAGATCCAGGACAAACGCCTGTGCTAAAACCTGAATATTCGATCGACTCAACACCTG from Leptolyngbya ohadii IS1 includes the following:
- the nadB gene encoding L-aspartate oxidase — its product is MSYSKLPSSFDVLIIGGGAAGLFAALRVPSHYRVGLITKETLSLSASDWAQGGIAAAIDPQDSPKFHIEDTLKAGAGLCDSEAVQLLATQAADCIQSLVEMGVQFDRKGSQLALTLEAAHSHRRVLHAADTTGRALVNTLTEQVLSRSNIQVLAQAFVLDLWLENRQCCGVSLLYQNVLYWLRAGAVVLATGGGGQVFAQTTNPAVSTGDGVAMAWRAGAELRDLEFVQFHPTALTYPGAPRFLISEAVRGEGAHLVDETGHRFAFDYHPSGELAPRDVVSRAIFSHLQKTATDPALAHVWLDLRPIPPETIRHRFPNIIRVCQHWGIDVFQQPIPVAPAAHYWMGGITADTLNRTTIAGLYAVGETASTGVHGANRLASNSLLECLVFGAQFSKLELSPITAGTTPTIEPEPIEFNLVFGTSPLRMTEMDDLQRLRSQIPRLVWQSAGICREASGLQQAIDQVRIWQQEFDQLELSQKFGKWLSNLPVGEIGLPGQDKCSASVNTVSADFASAIRLWGEIRNLLKIADLILRSAAFRMESRGGHYRTDYPETQESWRVHTLVKENEWRPSKPIA